A region of Subtercola boreus DNA encodes the following proteins:
- a CDS encoding prepilin peptidase has protein sequence MPVTFVFALSVLPVLYVAVATPFLVVFDVRHRRLPNVIVLPGLAVVALAAAAAALVAHVDASGTALVAGVTLVVFALFRAAGALAMGDVKLAVLLAAALAPLAGASLAPYVLAVTTTAFTAGLVSLLVLDRTRRRSRRSCDRACRCRERTTRACGRACRSPRQAAGGLAFSPREQGSVRVGVRPPVGVASTVRASPSDIPLGPFLLLGFWVPVVAAIVLPGGVIPE, from the coding sequence ATGCCCGTCACCTTCGTCTTCGCCCTGTCCGTCCTGCCCGTGCTGTACGTTGCCGTCGCGACGCCATTCCTCGTCGTCTTCGACGTGCGCCATCGCCGGCTGCCGAACGTCATCGTGCTTCCCGGACTTGCGGTGGTGGCTCTCGCGGCGGCCGCGGCGGCACTGGTGGCGCACGTCGACGCCTCCGGCACCGCACTCGTCGCGGGCGTGACCCTGGTCGTGTTCGCACTGTTCCGCGCGGCGGGCGCCCTCGCCATGGGAGACGTGAAGCTCGCTGTACTGCTCGCGGCGGCACTCGCGCCGCTCGCCGGAGCGAGCCTCGCGCCCTACGTCCTCGCCGTCACCACCACCGCGTTCACGGCCGGTCTCGTCTCGCTGCTCGTGCTCGACCGCACGCGCCGGCGTTCTCGCCGGAGTTGCGATCGTGCCTGCCGGTGCCGTGAGCGGACGACCCGTGCCTGTGGCCGTGCCTGCCGGAGCCCCCGACAGGCCGCTGGCGGCCTCGCCTTCAGCCCTCGCGAACAAGGGAGCGTCAGAGTTGGTGTCAGGCCTCCTGTGGGTGTCGCCTCCACCGTGAGGGCTAGCCCGAGTGACATTCCGCTCGGGCCGTTCCTCCTGCTCGGCTTCTGGGTGCCGGTCGTCGCAGCCATCGTGTTGCCGGGCGGAGTGATCCCGGAGTGA